A window of the Zeugodacus cucurbitae isolate PBARC_wt_2022May chromosome 2, idZeuCucr1.2, whole genome shotgun sequence genome harbors these coding sequences:
- the LOC105218277 gene encoding GPALPP motifs-containing protein 1, with protein sequence MSSDSGSSASSEEHYKHKKSKKLKRKSEKKKHKKKNKKEKKHKDKKHYHREQCQVEPTPPPLSLDTKNGTTDASVDAFGPALPPHLLKADIKTERMLIGPSLPSEFLNSVESAEIKSSEICEKVDAATTVGDGENEDIDFSFGPMPVLNDSEGLPKMSTTQIELEQRALELKIAGIEGTTGNTTDANVREEWMLELPAVGLKGGLAALSNMKRTFHQGKERPDFSDRSSWTKTPNDETKPSTSTTKATTTAEALKRSAEDAYEKQRDEEQARIAKKHKKQHKRDESLVEMHQKKLRKEQKKKEKELAAAGAKPERRPFSRDVDLKLNKIDKNQTKQIVDKAKILNTKFASGKTKYL encoded by the exons ATGTCCAGTGACTCGGGTTCATCTGCATCATCGGAGGAGCACTATAAGCATAAGAAAAGTAAGAAACTCAAAAGGAAGTCAGAGAAAAAGAAGCACAAGAAAAAGAACAAGAAGGAGAAAAAACACAAGGACAAAAAGCATTATCATCGAGAACAATGTCAAGTAGAGCCCACGCCACCTCCTCTAAGTTTGGATACAAAAAATGGGACAACCGATGCAAGTGTAGATGCCTTTGGTCCAGCCTTACCACCTCATTTACTTAAAGCAGATATAAAAACTGAGAGAATGTTAATAGGTCcttcactcccaagtgaatttttaaattcagttGAGAGCGCAGAAATCAAATCTTCCGAAATATGTGAGAAGGTTGATGCGGCTACTACAGTGGGTGATGGTGAAAACGAAGACATTGATTTTTCATTTGGGCCTATGCCTGTACTCAACGATTCTGAAGGCTTACCAAAAATGAGTACAACACAAATAGAATTAGAGCAACGGGCTTTGGAACTCAAAATCGCAGGCATTGAAGGTACAACCGGTAATACAACAGACGCGAACGTACGTGAGGAATGGATGTTGGAATTGCCAGCGGTTGGACTAAAGGGAGGTTTAGCGGCGCTTTCGAACATGAAACGAACGTTTCATCAAGGAAAGGAGAGACCAGACTTTAGCGACCG ttcCTCTTGGACTAAAACTCCGAACGATGAAACCAAGCCTTCCACGAGTACAACAAAGGCCACTACTACGGCTGAGGCATTGAAGCGAAGTGCTGAAGATGCTTATGAAAAGCAACGTGATGAAGAGCAAGCGCGTATTGCAAAGAAACACAAGAAGCAACACAAGAGAGATGAGTCGTTAGTTGAAATGCACCAAAAGAAGTTACGAAAGgagcaaaagaaaaaa GAAAAGGAACTGGCCGCTGCAGGAGCTAAGCCCGAGCGACGACCATTTAGTCGTGACGTAGATTTGAAATTGAACAAAATcgacaaaaaccaaacaaagCAGATTGTTGATAAAGCAAAAATACTTAACACCAAATTCGCAAGTGGGAAAACAAAGTATCTTTAA
- the LOC105218260 gene encoding UDP-N-acetylglucosamine transferase subunit ALG13 homolog — MQWKVIYVTVGTTRFDELIREVVSARALDVLVRRGCQKLVIQYGHGRPVQNSENILRDYGITVEQYDFKLEMPRTDILNAGLVIGHAGAGTCMDILNHGRAGIIVINDRLMDNHQIELAQQLSDEGYLYYSNIEGLVETIKQANLEELKPYEKRNNMESFVKYLNEMIGT; from the coding sequence atgcaATGGAAAGTAATTTATGTCACAGTAGGTACTACTAGATTCGATGAACTTATAAGGGAAGTGGTATCTGCTCGCGCTTTAGACGTTTTGGTGCGTCGAGGATGTCAAAAGTTGGTCATCCAATACGGTCATGGCAGACCTGTACAGAATTCAGAAAACATACTTCGGGATTATGGTATAACTGTAGAACAGTATGATTTTAAACTCGAAATGCCCAGGACTGACATTTTAAATGCAGGCCTTGTAATTGGTCATGCTGGAGCAGGAACTTGCATGGATATACTAAATCACGGCCGTGCGGggattattgttattaatgaCAGGTTAATGGACAATCACCAGATTGAACTCGCGCAACAATTGAGTGATGAAGGCTATCTATATTATTCCAATATTGAAGGGCTTGTCGAAACTATTAAACAAGCTAATTTAGAAGAACTAAAACCATACGAAAAGCGCAACAATATGGAAagctttgtaaaatatttgaatgagATGATTGGAACATAA
- the LOC105218250 gene encoding 26S proteasome non-ATPase regulatory subunit 1 has product MTLTSAAGIISLLDEPMPDLKVFALKKLDNIVDEFWPEISESIEKIEMLHEDRSFPENKLAGMVASKVFYHLGSFEDALTYALGAGDLFDVNARNEYTETIIAKCIDFYIAQRIAFIENPKDAKAVDTRLEAIVNRMIQRCLDDGQYRQALGIALETRRMDIFEQSIMKSDDVAGMLAYAYNVTMSLIQNRGFRNEVLRCLVGLYRDLGVPDYVNMCQCLIFLEDPLAVAEVLDKLTRSSVEGNNLMAYQIAFDLYESATQEFLGKVLQALKETAPIPTALPSTFKPQGTNPSSSDDAKASSEDKPKSEDSAGDAEGDAKIERTIDSLNDSEKAHQKNIEKLISILSGEVTIDLQLQFLIRSNHADLQILRGTKEAVRVSICHTATVIANAFMHAGTTSDQFLRDNLDWLARATNWAKLTATASLGVIHRGHEKDSLGLMQSYLPKETGPSSGYSEGGGLYALGLIHANHGANIIDYLLQQLKDAQNENVRHGGCLGLGLAAMGTHRQDLYEQLKFNLYQDDAVTGEAAGIAMGMVMLGSKNAQAIEDMVSYAQETQHEKILRGLAVGISLTMFARLEEADPLVTSLSTDKDPVLRRSGMYTIAMAYNGTGSNKAIRRLLHVAVSDVNDDVRRAAVTAIGFILFRTPEQCPSVVSLLAESYNPHVRYGAAMALGIACAGTGLREAIALLEPMVKFDPVNFVRQGALIASAMILIQHTDQTCPKNSFFRQLYAEVISNKHEDVMAKFGAILAQGIIDGGGRNATLSLQSRTGHTNLQAVVGMLVFTQYWYWFPLAHSLSLAFTPTCVIGLNSDLKMPKMEFKSAAKPSLYAYPAPLEEKKSEEREKVATAVLSIAARQRRREIADKAEKKEEDNKMEIDEDSKDSKKEDKKMDVDEKVEKKDDKKKKEEKEKKKEDEKDKDGGDKKKDEKEKKEKKEPEPNFEILQNPARVVRQQLKVVSVAESQAYIPLKDVTIGGIIVLQHTGKAAEQELVEPVAAYGPKNDDAKEPEPPEPFEYIED; this is encoded by the exons ATGACGCTAACGTCCGCCGCTGGTATCATCTCGCTATTGGATGAGCCAATGCCTGATTTGAAGGTATTTGCTCTGAAGAAGCTTGATAACATCGTAGACGAGTTTTGGCCCGAGATTTCGGAAtcaattgaaaaaattgaaatgctcCATGAGGATCGTTCGTTCCCGGAAAACAAATTGGCTGGAATGGTAGCTTCTAAGGTATTCTATCATTTGGGATCCTTTGAAGATGCCTTAACCTACGCATTAGGCGCTGGAGATTTGTTCGACGTTAATGCTCGCAATGAATACACTGAAACTATAATTGCCAAATGTATCGATTTTTACATTGCACAACGTATAGCCTTCATTGAGAATCCCAAAGACGCTAAAGCGGTTGACACACGTCTAGAAGCCATTGTCAACCGCATGATCCAACGTTGCTTGGATGACGGTCAATATCGTCAAGCATTGGGAATTGCATTGGAAACCCGTCGCATGGATATTTTTGAACAATCTATTATGAAGTCTGATGATGTTGCTGGCATGTTAGCTTACGCTTACAATGTCACCATGTCATTAATTCAGAACCGTGGATTCCGCAATGAAGTGCTGCGTTGCTTGGTAGGATTGTATCGTGATTTGGGTGTACCAGACTACGTGAATATGTGTCAGTGCCTGATATTTTTGGAAGATCCTCTGGCTGTAGCTGAAGTACTAGACAAACTAACACGTTCCTCTGTGGAAGGAAATAATTTAATGGCATATCAAATTGCCTTCGATTTATACGAATCAGCCACACAAGAATTTTTGGGAAAAGTGCTCCAAGCACTTAAAGAAACAGCACCTATCCCAACGGCCCTGCCGTCCACTTTTAAGCCACAGGGTACAAACCCTAGCAGCAGTGATGATGCAAAAGCATCCAGCGAAGATAAACCTAAATCGGAGGATTCCGCTGGAGATGCAGaag GTGACGCAAAAATTGAGCGAACAATTGATTCTTTGAATGACTCAGAAAAGGCTCATcagaaaaatattgagaaacttATTTCGATTTTATCGGGTGAAGTAACCATTGATCTGCAGTTGCAGTTCTTGATTCGCAGCAATCACGCCGATTTGCAAATTCTCCGTGGTACAAAGGAAGCTGTACGTGTGTCGATTTGTCACACCGCCACCGTCATCGCTAATGCATTCATGCATGCTGGCACCACATCAGATCAATTTCTTCGTGACAACTTGGATTGGTTGGCAAGAGCAACCAATTGGGCGAAATTGACCGCCACAGCCTCTTTGGGAGTCATCCATCGTGGACACGAAAAGGATTCTTTGGGTCTCATGCAAAGTTACTTGCCAAAAGAGACTGGCCCTAGCTCCGGTTACTCAGagggtggtggtctttatgcttTAGGTCTGATCCACGCCAATCATGGTGCAAATATCATCGACTACCTTTTACAACAACTAAAAGATGCTCAGAATGAAAATGTACGTCACGGTGGCTGCTTGGGATTGGGTCTGGCAGCCATGGGCACCCATCGTCAGGATCTGTATGAACagctgaaatttaatttgtaccaAGATGACGCAGTAACTGGCGAGGCAGCAGGTATTGCCATGGGTATGGTAATGTTGGGTTCTAAAAACGCCCAAGCTATCGAGGATATGGTTTCGTATGCCCAAGAAACGCAGCACGAGAAGATCCTCCGTGGGTTGGCAGTTGGTATCTCTCTAACAATGTTCGCTCGCTTAGAAGAGGCCGATCCTTTGGTTACCAGTTTGTCGACTGACAAAGATCCTGTTTTGCGCCGTTCGGGAATGTATACCATTGCCATGGCATATAATGGTACCGGTAGCAACAAAGCCATCCGTCGTCTATTGCATGTCGCAGTTTCTGATGTGAATGATGATGTCCGGCGTGCTGCCGTAACTGCAATTGGTTTCATTCTATTCCGCACCCCAGAACAATGTCCATCCGTGGTAAGTTTACTCGCTGAATCATACAACCCACATGTGCGCTATGGTGCTGCCATGGCTTTGGGTATTGCTTGCGCTGGCACCGGATTACGTGAGGCAATCGCCCTTTTGGAACCCATGGTTAAATTCGATCCTGTAAACTTTGTGCGTCAAGGCGCGCTTATTGCTTCTGCTATGATTCTAATACAACACACCGACCAGACTTGTCCCAAGAATAGTTTCTTCCGTCAACTTTATGCCGAGGTGATCAGCAATAAACATGAGGATGTTATGGCCAAATTCGGTGCCATTTTGGCACAag GCATCATTGATGGAGGTGGTCGCAATGCTACGCTGTCTCTGCAATCACGTACTGGACATACCAATTTGCAAGCTGTTGTTGGTATGCTCGTTTTCACCCAGTACTGGTACTGGTTCCCGTTAGCCCATTCTTTGTCGTTGGCATTTACCCCTACATGCGTGATTGGGTTGAATTCTGATCTGAAGATGCCCAAAATGGAATTCAAATCCGCTGCAAAACCATCTCTGTATGCCTATCCGGCACCATTGGAAGAAAAGAAATCGGAAGAGCGCGAAAAGGTCGCCACAGCTGTGCTCTCGATAGCTGCACGTCAAAGACGTCGTGAAATTGCTGATAAAGCTGAAAAGAAGGAGGAGGATAACAAAATGGAAATCGACGAGGACAGCAAAGATTCCAAGAAGGAGGATAAGAAAATGGATGTTGATGAGAAGGTAGAGAAAAAagatgacaagaagaagaaagagGAAAAGGAAAAGAAGAAGGAGGATGAAAAGGATAAGGATGGTGGCGATAAGAAGAAAgatgaaaaagaaaagaaggAAAAGAAAGAACCTGAACCGAACTTTGAAATACTGCAGAATCCGGCTCGTGTTGTTCGTCAGCAGCTTAAAGTTGTAAGCGTTGCCGAGTCACAAGCCTACATACCCCTCAAAGATGTTACCATTGGTGGTATTATTGTTCTACAACACACCGGCAAAGCGGCGGAACAAGAACTGGTTGAACCAGTAGCTGCCTACGGACCGAAGAATGACGATGCCAAGGAACCAGAGCCACCAGAGCCTTTCGAATACATAGAAGACTAA
- the LOC105218272 gene encoding phosphatidate cytidylyltransferase, mitochondrial, whose translation MGVFKEILARFPRGGLSYVFAYGSGVKQQVGYEKISKQKNNVIDLIFCVRDPLGWHAENINRQESHYSMLQLLGPRFIMNYQEHLGARVYFNTLVPLDDINVTIKYGIVSREHLLDDLLNWRYLYLAGRLQKPVSELVPTNGDDELNEALAKNLMSAFQVALLLLPQQFTSYQLFHTISSLSYKGDFRMLFGENKQKVRNIVLAQEKDFLDLYYPVMQNLTDYVAADFNAKEIGTNKTIVQFEQDKSLLARIHHLRNAPSELQKRIVRNSAFRGDYMKIVPHLAESHNLLELVQTSVNDIVWRSSITQSIKNIPSAGLFKSLIYSYRKALKTFS comes from the coding sequence ATGGGggttttcaaagaaattttggcGCGATTTCCTCGTGGTGGTCTCTCGTATGTTTTCGCCTATGGTAGCGGTGTCAAGCAGCAAGTTGGCTATGAGaaaatttctaaacaaaaaaataacgtaATTGACCTAATATTTTGTGTACGTGATCCTCTGGGATGGCATGCTGAAAATATTAATCGTCAGGAAAGTCACTACTCAATGCTGCAACTGTTGGGACCTCGTTTTATCATGAATTACCAGGAGCATTTAGGTGCTAGAGTTTACTTCAATACGTTAGTGCCTTTGGACGATATTAACGTAACGATTAAGTACGGCATTGTCTCACGAGAGCATCTACTGGATGATTTATTGAATTGGCGATATTTGTACCTTGCCGGTCGCCTACAAAAACCTGTGAGCGAATTGGTACCAACGAATGGTGACGACGAATTGAACGAAGCGTTAGCGAAAAACTTAATGAGCGCGTTTCAAGTAGCGCTACTATTACTACCGCAACAGTTCACTTCCTATCAACTATTCCACACTATTTCCAGTCTAAGTTATAAAGGGGATTTTCGTATGTTATTCGGTGAGAATAAGCAAAAGGTGCGCAATATTGTCTTGGCTCAAGAAAAAGATTTTTTGGATTTGTATTATCCAGTGATGCAAAATTTAACTGACTATGTGGCTGCCGATTTCAATGCCAAAGAAATAGGAACTAATAAAACCATAGTGCAGTTTGAACAGGACAAATCGTTATTAGCTAGAATACATCATCTGCGCAATGCACCGAGTGAATTGCAAAAGCGTATTGTGCGAAATTCAGCATTTAGAGgggattatatgaaaattgtgccACACCTGGCGGAATCTCACAATCTTCTCGAGCTTGTCCAAACTTCGGTGAATGACATAGTGTGGCGCAGCAGCATTACTCAGTCAATAAAGAATATCCCCAGCGCAGGCCTATTCAAATCGCTCATTTACAGCTATCGTAAGGCGCTGAAGACCTTTTCTTAG